One window of Solwaraspora sp. WMMA2056 genomic DNA carries:
- a CDS encoding sulfotransferase domain-containing protein, giving the protein MINRTWTFAKHHTPSPVRIAVRWTMLETRNARSRLTVPVVARSEYDNVYHCTVRKTASQWVKALVSDPVVYRYSGLLPFDQRVHRRRYPDAIPPGRMASSLFVGYKRFSAIPKPEKYRAFFITRDPRDIVVSGYFSLRNSHTPMGDILHHRKILQELPRKEGLLYVIQHLKDTNLFSALRSWVVAPPAETFRLFKYEDLTGERQVDEVDQLMRHCGIVLPSAELTALLDRHGFARMRKTRLETEAKAHYRKGKAGDWLNHFDDDIYEAFVAATGDLVERCGYPSREESLRAREQDRTEA; this is encoded by the coding sequence CTGATTAATCGGACCTGGACGTTCGCCAAGCACCACACGCCGAGTCCCGTGCGTATCGCGGTGCGGTGGACGATGCTGGAGACGCGGAACGCGCGAAGCCGCCTGACGGTTCCGGTGGTGGCGCGCAGCGAATACGACAACGTCTATCACTGTACGGTGCGCAAGACGGCCAGCCAGTGGGTCAAGGCGCTGGTCAGTGACCCGGTGGTGTACCGCTACTCCGGGCTGTTGCCCTTCGACCAGCGGGTGCACCGGCGGCGCTACCCCGACGCGATCCCGCCCGGCCGGATGGCCTCGTCGCTCTTCGTCGGGTACAAGCGCTTCAGCGCCATCCCCAAGCCGGAAAAGTACCGGGCGTTCTTCATCACCCGGGATCCGCGCGACATCGTCGTCTCCGGGTACTTCTCGCTGCGGAACTCGCACACCCCGATGGGTGACATCCTGCACCATCGCAAGATCCTGCAGGAGCTTCCGCGCAAGGAAGGCCTGCTGTACGTCATCCAGCATCTGAAGGACACCAACCTCTTCTCGGCGCTGCGCTCCTGGGTCGTCGCGCCCCCCGCGGAGACCTTCCGGCTGTTCAAGTACGAAGATCTCACCGGTGAGCGGCAGGTCGACGAGGTCGACCAGCTGATGCGCCACTGCGGGATCGTGCTGCCGTCGGCGGAGTTGACGGCGTTGCTCGACCGGCACGGGTTCGCCCGGATGCGCAAGACCCGCCTGGAGACCGAGGCGAAGGCCCACTACCGCAAGGGCAAGGCTGGCGACTGGCTCAACCATTTCGACGACGACATCTACGAAGCCTTCGTCGCGGCGACCGGTGATCTCGTCGAGCGGTGCGGCTATCCCAGCCGCGAGGAGTCGCTGCGCGCCCGCGAACAGGACCGGACCGAGGCGTAG